Genomic segment of Pseudomonas sp. CCI4.2:
AGAAACGTCGGCGTGCCGCCACCAAAATGCAGCTGTTCGACGAGCTGTCGAGGGTCAAGGTGACAGGCGATCATCTCGATCTCCTGCTCCAGGTGCTGCAAATACGGCAGTGCGCGGCCACGGTCTTTAGTGATGACTTTATTGCAGCCGCAGTAATAACAAATGTTCGCGCAAAACGGCACGTGGACATAAAGCGACAGCGGGCGCAGGGCCTTTCGGCTGTCGCGCAGGGCGTGCAGCAAATCGAAAGCGCTGACCTTTGTCTGAAATTGCACCGCGGTGGGGTAGGACGTATAGCGCGGCCCCGCCAGGTCGTAGCGGCGAATCAGATCGGAATCCCAATGGATGGCATCGAGCATGCGGACATTTCCCCGAAAAGGCTGGCAGTGTCCGAAGTCTAGGGAGGTGTCGTTTTGTTGGTGTTGATATACATCAAACAGCAGTGATTTCGTGCCTAGCCTAGTGACCCATCAACCAATGCTGATGTGGCCCCGGCAAGGTCCAGAGGCCAAACAGAATGACTAGCACGCCACCCGCCATGCGCACGCCACGTTTGCGCAAAATGGCCGTGGTGCGCTCAGCGGCCAAGCCCGTGGCGAGCAGCACCGGCCAGGTCCCGAGGCCAAAAGCAAGCATCAGCAATGCGCTATCAATCGCGTTGCCTTGGCTGGCCGACCACAACAGCGTGCTGTAGACCAACCCGCACGGCAACCAGCCCCAGAGCGCGCCCAGCAGCAAAGCACGAGGCAGGCTCGACACCGGGAGTAATCGGCTGGCAACCGGCTGTATGTAGCGCCACAGGCCGCGACCGAGGCTTTCGATACGGGTCAGGCCGCTCCACCACCCAGCAAGGTACAGGCCCATGGCAATCAGCAGCAGCGCAGCGATCACCCGCATGACCATCGCCCCGGGGCTGTTGGCGACGGCCCAGCCCGCCAGTCCGATCAGCAAACCGGCGGTGGCGTAGCTGAGGATTCGTCCGACGTTGTACGCCAGCAACAGGCGAAAGCGACGGCTGCGTTGTTCTTTGGGGATCGCCAGGGTCAGTGCGCCCATTAGACCGCCGCACATGCCCAGGCAATGACCGCCGCCGAGCAATCCAAGGATCAGCGCCGACACCAACAGGGGCGCCAGCTCAAGCATGGGGTGGTTTCTCGTCGTGGTTGTCGGCGTTTTCAGTGTCAGGTGCCGGCTTGTGGGCGTGGGCTTGTTCCATGGCGGCCAAGTGCTGTGGGTCTTGGTCGTCGAACAAAACGCTGTGGGCCGGGCCGTCGAGGTCGTCGTACTGGCCGCTGTCTACTGCCCAGAAGAAGATGTATACGGCGACCGCAACGATCAGCAGCGCCGCTGGGATCATTACATAGAGAGCCGGCATGATGCCTCCGAAGCCGGCTGCCGAATCATGTCGGCAGCGGGCGGGTTTTGAAGTGTGTTGCCTGGTCCGGCATCGCTTTTACGCGGGTCAGGCGCAAAGCATTGAGGACCACGGTCAACGAACTGATGGACATACCAATCGCTGCCCAGATTGGAGTGATCCAGCCGAGGGCGGCGAAGGGCAACATGAGGCCATTGTATAGAGTGGCCCACATCAAGTTCTCAACGATTACCCGACGAGTGCGCCGTGCCAGCGTGAACGCTTGAACCAAGACCTGCAAACGATTGGATAACAGCACCGCATCGGCGCTGGTCTTGGCCAGGTCGGTGGCCGAGCCCATGGCGACACTGATGTCGGCGGCCGCGAGCACCGGTACATCATTTACGCCGTCACCGAGCATCATCACCTTGCGGCCCTGTTGATGCAGTCCTTGCAGAATTTTGAGTTTGTCGTCTGGGCGCAGTCCGCCGTGGGCTTCGTCGATGCCCAGTTCGGCGGCAACGCTGGCGACCATGGGCGAACTGTCGCCGGACAGTAGCAAGGTTTTCCAGCCCCGTGCCCGGCACGCTTCAAGTAGCGCGGGGGCGTCAGCCCGCAAGCGGTCGTCCAGGACAAACCATGCCAGCGCACCCTGAGTGTCACCGAGCAACAGCCATTGGCCTGCGTCATTGGGCATCGCTGGAATACTGCAACCGCTGAGTTCACAGACGAATGCGGGCTGACCGATGCGCACGCGCTGTTCGCCAACCACACCTTCCAGACCCAATCCCGGTGAGCTGTGGACATCTTCTGCGGCAACCGGCGCCCGACCGAAGGCCCGGGCAATCGGATGTTCCGAGCGGTTCTCCAACGCTGCCGCCAGCCCCAGGCACAAATCGGCGTCCAAGCTTCCAAGCGGCAGTATCGTGCGCAACGCCAGGCGGCCTTCGGTGAGGGTCCCGGTTTTGTCGAAAATCACTGTGTCGATTTGATTCAGGCCTTCAAGCACATGCCCACGGGTCAACAAAAGCCCGAGCTTGTGCAATGAGCCGGTGGCGGCGGTCAGGGCAGTCGGGGTTGCCAATGACAGCGCGCAGGGACAAGTCGCGACCAGCATGGCCAGCACAATCCAGAACGCTCGCGACGGATCAAGCTCCCACCAAACCAGGCCAATGACGGCCGCTGAGAGCAATGACAACAACAGAAACCACTGGGCGGCGCGGTCGGCGATTTCCGCTAGGTGCGGTTTTTCGGCTTGGGCACGTTCCAACAAACGGACGATGGCCGAGAGCCGGGTGTCATGCCCCAACGCTAGCACCTGCACCGTCAATGCGCCCTCGACGTTGAGTGTGCCTGCGGTGACCGAATCGCCCACGCATCGCGGTTGTGGCAGGTATTCGCCGGTCAGCAGCGATTCATCAATGCTGGAAATGCCTTCGAGAATTCGCCCATCCGCCGGCAATACCGCGCCGGGGTGTACCAGTACACGGTCCTCAAGACGCAGCTCGCTGAGCAAAATGCGCTCGCTTTGCCCGTCGTCACTGAGCCTCAGGCAAGACGCCGGTAACAAATTAACCAACTGCGCGGTGGCTGCTGCGGTGCGTTCACGTGCGCGCCGCTCAAGGTAGCGCCCGGCCAGCAGGAACAGCGCAAACATACCGACGGCGTCAAAGTACAACTCGCCGACCCCGGTGATGGCAGTCCAGATCCCGGCAATGTAGGCACTGCCAATGGCCAGCGACACCGAGACATCCATGGTCAGATGCCGGGTGCGGAAATCCCTAATGGCGCCGCGAAAGAAAGGGGTGCAGCTATAGAACACGATGGGGGTTGTGAGGAACATCGCGACCCAGCGCAAGATGGTGTGCATCTGCGGGCTGAGGTCCATGTTGAATTCTGGCCAAGTGGCCATAGTCGCCATCATTGCCTGGAACCACAGCAGGCCAGCAACCCCAAGTTGGCGCAAAGCGAGGCGGTTTTCACTGGCCAGTTGCTCGGCGGCTCGGTCTGACTGATAGGGGTGCGCGGCGTAACCGATGCTGCGTAATTCACTGAGCACTTGGCTCAATGCCAGTTGGCCGTCGGTCCAGCGAACATGCAGCCGATGGTTAGATAAATTCAATCGGGCTTCAGTGACGGCCGGCAAACTGAGCAAGTGGCGCTCAATCAGCCAACCACAGGCAGCGCAACTGATGCCTTCCATGAGCAGGGTAGTTTCGACTTGCTCGCCTTCATGGCGCACGAAGGGCGCTTGAATATCGGGGCGATCATACAGGGCCAGTTCGTCGATCAATTGCACCGGCAATTCAGACGGGTTGGCCGACGCTTCGCTGCGATGGCTGTAGTAGCTTTCCAGGCCGCCCGCGACGATGGCCTCGGCCACCGCCTGGCAACCCGGACAGCAAAGTTCGCGGGTTTCCCCGAGTACAACGGCAGTGAAGCGCTTGCCGGTCGGAACCGGCAACGCGCAGTGATAGCAGGGAGTGGGGGTGGACATGGATCAGTTTTTCATGTCTTCCGCGCCTTGCAACGGTTCGTCGCCCAGCGTCAGGTCTTTGTCGTGGTTGATTTGCTCTTCTTCGAACAGGCGCCAGGTCTGACCTTGCTCTTCACCGAGCACTTCAACAAATCGCCGGCCTTCGATTTTGTCCGCCAACTGACCGATGTAGCGACCTGGCTCCGAGGCACTGCGGGTCAGGTCAACCTTGCGGTCCTTTTCAGGCTGGGTGGGCGAGATCAGGTTCAATTCCAGTTTTTCTGGTTGGCTGTTGCCGGTCAGACGCAGTACGGTTTCACCGGTCACCTCGTCAAGGTGTATCGCGGCGTGCATTTTCATGTTCTGAGCCAATATTTCACGGTCCAGTGAACGGTTGATGCCCTTGCCAGCCTCGTAATAGTTATCGTTGACCAAGTTGTCCGGATTTTTCACGGCGATGGTGACCATCGCCAATGTGAGCGTCGTGGAAAATGCAAGGATACCGATGATGATCCATGGCCAGATGTGCTTGTACCAAGGGCTAGAAGCAGTTGCTACGGGCATGACAATTGTCTCTTATCGAATTTGTGGGCCAATGAAACGGCTCTTTGCTTGAACCTGGGTGCCACTGTTGTCGGCGTCCTTGAGGGTGAAAACAACCTCGTTGGTGCTCGATGGCAGTAACTCCGGCGCGCTCGATAACTCGAACGGCATGGTGAAAATCTCACCGGCGGCCACCTTGAACTCGCGGCGACCCTGGACTTTCAAATCAGGCAACCCGGATGCGTCGAGCACATAATTATGGTCGATTTGATCCTTGTTCATGACTTTCAGGCTGTAGACGTTTTCGATCCGTCCTTCAGCATTTTCCCGGTAAAGCACGCGATCCTTGCTGACGTCAAAACCGACCAGTGATCGCATGAAGAACGCGCTGGCCAGCAACCCCATCATGATCAACAGCACCACGGCATAACCGATCAGCCGAGGTCGCACTTTATTGGTTTTTTGCCCTGACAAGTTGTGTTCAGTGGTGTAACTGATCAGCCCGCGGGGGTAGTTCATTTTATCCATGATCGTGTCGCACGCATCAATGCACGCCGCACAACCGATACATTCGAATTGCAGGCCGTCGCGGATGTCGATCCCGGTCGGGCAAACTTGTACGCACATCGTGCAATCGATGCAATCGCCCAATCCTTGCGCTTTGTAATCGACGTCCTTTTTCCGCGTGCCGCGCTTTTCACCGCGACGAGGGTCATAGGAAACGATCAGGGTGTCTTTGTCGAACATAACGCTTTGGAAGCGCGCATACGGGCACATGTAGATGCACACTTGCTCGCGCAGCCACCCAGCGTTGCCGTACGTGGCGAGGGTGAAAAACCCTACCCAGAAATACGACCAGCCTTCTGCCTGCCCCGTGAAGAACTCAATCGTGAGTTCCCGAATCGGTGCGAAATAACCGACGAAGGTCAGACCGGTAACGAAGCCAATCAACAACCAGAGGCTGTGCTTACTGGCTTTGCGCAGGAGCTTGTTGGCTGACATCGGTGCTTTATCGAGCTTGATCCGCTGGTTGCGATCACCCTCGGTAACTTTTTCACACCACATGAAGATCCAGGTCCACACGCTTTGCGGGCAGGTATAACCGCACCAGATGCGGCCGGCGAACACAGTAATGAAGAACAGACCAAACGCGCTGACGATCAAAATGCCCGAGAGCAGAATGAAGTCTTGGGGCCAGAAGGTTGCGCCGAAGATGTAGAACTTGCGCTCAGGCAAGTTCCACCAGACGGCTTGGTGGCCGCCCCAATTCAGCCAGACGGTGCCGAAATACAACAGAAACAAACCAGCGCCGCCGGCCATTCGCAAATTGCGAAAAAGACCGGTAAAAGCACGCGTGTAGATTGTTCCCCGCGAAGCATAGAGGTCGACAGAGTGGGTGTCGTTTTTAGACGGCGGAGTCACGTTGTGTACTGGAATCTGATTGCTCATTAGTGCGTCCCACGGCAGTGGAAAAATGCCTCGGCCAGTGCATGCCGGCCGCGGTCAGAAGTAGTGTCATCAAGGCGCCAATGATACGCCTGTGAACGTGGCCCAAGTGTGCGACCTTTGGTCGCGTTGGGCTAACGCGAATGTTGGTGTAGGTGATCTGGGTCAATGAATGGATGAATTATGGTCGGTTTTGGTAGGAGGGTAGGGCAGTTAGACGGAGGGCAGTGTTGGGTTCTTCGCAGGCAAGCCTGCTCCCACGGAATCGAGATCAGTCGACACATCTGTGGGCTTGCCAACGAAAACGGCCCCGCCAATTCTCACTGGCGGGGCCGTTGGGTCGTGCGTTCACGCTTTACTCGACGGTAGCAGCCTTGTCTCCATGGGAGAGGCTGTAAACGTAAGCGGCCAGCAGGTGAACTTTGTCGTTGCCTTGTAGCAATTCCTGAGCAGGCATCTGGCCCTGGCGGCCGTAACGGATGGTCTGTTGCAGTTGTGCGAAGCTCGAACCGTAGATGAACGCGGCCGGGTGCGTCAGGTTAGGAGCGCCCATGGCTGGGGTCCCTTTACCTTCTGGGCCGTGGCATGCAACACAGTTGGTGGCGAACAATTTCTGGCCAGCCACCGGGTCTGCGTTGGAATCGGCAGGCAGTTTGCGGCCATCCAGTTGTGTGGTGACGAATGCTGAAACGTCACGCACACCCTGATCGCCAATCACCGGACCCCACGCTGGCATGACCGCGTGACGGCCACCCATGATGGTGGTCTTGATGGTTTGCGGGTCGCCGCCCCAACGCCAATCTTCGTCAGTCAGGTTAGGGAAACCGTAAGCACCTTTCGCATCGGAACCGTGGCAAACCGAGCAGTTGGAGGCGAACAAGCGGCCACCCATCTTCAAGGCTTGCGGGTCTTTGGCGACTTCTTCGATGGGCATCGACGCAAACTTGGCGAAGATCGGACCAAATCGAGCATCCGACTTAGCCATTTCCTTTTCCCATTCGTGAACGCCTGTCCAGCCGGTTTGCCCGTTGGCAAATTCGGTTTTCTTGTCGTTGTCCAGGTAGCCATAACCTGGCAGCAAGCCTTTCCAGTTGCCCAAGCCTGGGTACAGCGCCAGATAGCCCAGTGCAAAAATGATGGTGCCGAGAAACAGCATGAACCACCACTTCGGCAGCGGGTTGTCGTATTCCTCGATGCCGTCGAAGGAATGGCCCACTGTTTCTTCTGTCTGTTCGCTGCGCTGCCCCTTGCGGGTCGACAACAGCAACCAGGTCAGGGCGAAAATGGTACCCAAACTGAGGACTGTGACGTACAGGCTCCAGAAAGTAGTCATTCTTTGTTACTCCTGGACGCTTGTTCTTGCTCGACGTGCTTGATGGCTTCGGGATCATCCGCGAAGGGCAGCAAGGTTGCCTCGTCAAACTCGGACTTGCGTCGTCCGCTAAATACCCACAGTGCCAGACCGATAAATGCCACCAGCACAACGACTGTGCCAAGGCCTCGAATCATCCCGATATCCATCACTATCACCGTTTGCTTTTGATGATGGTGCCAAGGCCCTGAAGGTAAGCGACCAACGCATCCATTTCAGTTTTGCCTTTGACGGCAGCGCTTGCACCGGCGATGTCTTCGTCAGTGTAAGGAACGCCGAGCGTGCGTAAGACTTCCATTTTTTTCCCGGTGTCTTTGCCATCGAGCTTGTTTTCTACCAGGAACGGGTAGGCAGGCATTTTCGACTCAGGCACAACGTTGCGAGGGTTGTATAAGTGGGCGCGGTGCCAGTCGTCAGAGTAACGCCCGCCGACACGGGCCAAATCAGGACCAGTACGCTTGGAACCCCACAGGAACGGGTGATCCCAAACGCTTTCACCGGCGACTGAATAGTGACCGTAGCGTTCTGTTTCAGCGCGGAACGGGCGAATCATCTGCGAGTGGCAGCCGACACAACCGTTGGCGATAAAGATGTCGCGGCCTTCGAGTTCCAGTGCCGGGCGCGGCTTCATGCCCTCGACTGGCTTGTTGGTTACATCCTGGAAGAACAACGGAACAATCTGGGTCAGGCCGCCGATGCTGACGGCAATGACCATGAAGAAGGCCAGTAGGCCAATGTTCTTCTCGAGAACTTCGTGTCTCATCAGTGAGCTCCAACTACAGCGATCTGAGCGGCGGCTTCAGCTTCAACCGGGTCCGAAGCGCGAACGGTGCGCAGCACGTTGTACGCCATGAACAGCATGCCGCTGGCGAAGAAAGCACCGCCAATGGCGCGGACGATGTAGCCCGGGTGGCTGGCTTGCAACGCTTCGACGAACGAGTAGGTGAGGGTGCCGTCATCGTTGATCGCACGCCACATCAGGCCCTGAGTAATACCGTTGACCCACATCGAGGCGATGTACAGAACGGTGCCGATGGTTGCCAGCCAGAAGTGCGTGTTGATCAGGCCAACACTGTGCATCTGCGGACGACCGAAGACTTTCGGGATCATGTGATACAAGGCACCGATCGAGATCATCGCCACCCAGCCAAGCGCGCCGGCGTGTACGTGGCCGATGGTCCAGTCAGTGTAGTGAGACAGCGAGTTGACGGTCTTGATGGCCATCATCGGGCCTTCGAAGGTCGACATGCCGTAGAACGCCAGGGAGACCACCAGGAAACGCAGGATCGGGTCGGTGCGCAATTTATGCCACGCCCCCGAAAGGGTCATCATCCCGTTGATCATGCCGCCCCAGCTTGGCGCCAGGAGAATGATCGACATCGCCATGCCCAACGACTGAGCCCAGTCGGGCAATGCGGTGTAGTGCAAGTGGTGCGGACCGGCCCAGATATACAGAGTGATCAGCGCCCAGAAGTGCACGATGGACAAGCGATACGAATAGATCGGACGCTCAGCCTGCTTCGGAACGAAGTAATACATCATTCCCAGGAAGCCCGTGGTGAGGAAGAACCCTACCGCGTTGTGGCCGTACCACCATTGAATCATTGCATCCGTCGCACCGGCGTACGCCGAATAGGACTTGAAGAATGAAACGGGCAGCGATGCGTGGTTAACGATGTGCAACATCGCCGTCACGAGAATAAACGCGCCGTAGAACCAGAGGCCCACGTAAATGTGTTTGGTCTTGCGCTTGACGATGGTGCCAAAAAACACAATCGCATAAGTAACCCAGACAATAGCCAACAAAATAGCGAGAGGCCATTCCAGTTCGGCGTATTCCTTGGTTGTTGTATAACCCAGCGGCAACGTGATGATTGCGCCAATGATCACTGCTTGCCATCCCCAGAAGTGGAAAGCAGCCATGCCATCGGAAATTAATCGTGTCTGGCAGGTTCGCTGCACGACGTAATAAGAAGTGGCAAACAATGCACATCCACCAAAGGCGAAAATCACCAGGTTTGTGTGCAATGGGCGTAAGCGTCCGAAAGTCGTCCACGGCAAACCCAAATTTAAATCGGGCCATACAAGCTGCGAGGCGATAAAGACACCAAGCCCCATGCCAAGGATCCCCCAGACCACCGTCATGATGGCGAACTGGCGGACTACCTTATAGTTATAAGCAGTCGGACTGATTGCTGTGCTCATTCTAAGGTTCCACGGTTGGAGTATTTTTTTGAATAAAAAAGCGGTCGCAAGTATGGAGAAAGCAGGTTTTCATTGCAACGCGACCAAAGCCTTGCAACTGCTCTCTGAAGCTGATTCTGCGGCCGTTACAGCATGGTCAGAAGGCCGTTTGGCATCCTGAAGAAATGCTGAAGTAGACATACAAAGTAACGGTTCCAAGCCGGTGAAATGTAGTGCGCAGCACGAGAAACTACAGAGCAATACCAAAGTCAACGGCGAAGAGCCGTTGTACCGGGCGTTTTGCGCGCAGTGTCGAACAATCTGCAATGCACAGGCGTATCACTTTTTTGGTGACCTACTGTTGGCGGTCCACTGTGCGACGAAGCTTAGTCCTGAATGTCTGGGGTGGGAAGCTGTTCCCATAATGGGTGCGACACTTGGTCGCGGAAAATAAGAAAACTGCCGCTCCTGTCCAGGGAGTGGCAGTTTCTTAGCCTTTAGGTGGTTCTCGTTACAAAAACCTATTTTGCCTTGGCTGTTTGTTCCCCAGTTTGAGCACTGTCTTGCGACAGGCTGTAAACATAGGCGGCCAACAACTGCACTTTGTCATTACCTAACAGGTCGGTTTGCGCAGGCATTTGGCCCTGGCGTCCGTAACGGATAGTTTGTTGCAATTGCGCCACGCTGCTGCCGTAGATGAAACCGGCGGGTTGAGTCAAGTCCGGCGCACCCATTGCTTGAGTGCCTTTACCGGCAGGGCCGTGGCAAGCAACGCAAGTGGTGTTGAACGTTTGTTGGCCCGCTTCTATGTTGGCGCTGTCGCCTGCCGAACGTGGCAAACCGGCAAGACCGTGACGAACATAAGCCGCTACGTTCTTCACGCCTTCGTCACCCAGAATCGGACCCCAGGCTGGCATCATCGCGATGCGGCCGCCCATGATGGTGGTCTTGATGGTGTCGGGACTGCCGCCCCAGCGCCAGATTTTGTCCGCCAGGTTAGGGAAGCCGTAGGCACCCTTGGCGTCCGAGCCGTGGCACACCGAACAGTTAGACGCAAACAGACGCCCGCCCATTTTCAATGCCTGTGGATCTTTGGCGACTTCTTCTACCGGCATGGCCGCGAATTTGGCGAAGATCGGTCCGAACTTGGCGTCAGCCTTGTCCATTTCCTTCTGCCATTCGTTGACCCCGGTCCAGCCATTTTCATAGCCAGGCAAGACGCCCTTCCAGTTGCCCAGGCCCGGGTAGAGGATCAGGTAACCGATTGCAAACACAATCGTCCCGGCAAACAACATGAACCACCACTGCGGCAGCGGGTTGTCATATTCCTCGATGCCGTCGAAGCTGTGCCCCATGGTCTGATCGGTGCTGCCTTTGGTTTCGCCCTTGCGGGTGCCGACCAGCAACCAAGTGAGGGCTATCAGCGTGCCAATGGTCAGCACGCAAATGTAGGTGCTCCAAAAAGTTGTCATGGCTTACCTCTTGCTCTTGATCGAAGTGCCAAGCACTTGCAGGTAGGCTACTAGCGCGTCCATCTCGGATTTGCCCTTGACGGATTCGACGGCCCCAGCGATGTCGCCATCGGTATATGGCACGCCAAAGTTACGCATGGTCTTGAGCTTGATTTCGGTGTGGCTGCTGTCGAGCGGCGTCGTTACCAACCATGGGTAGGCGGGCATTTTCGATTCCGGTACGACGTTGCGCGGATTGTACAAATGCGCACGGTGCCAATCATCCGAGTAGCGTGCGCCAACCCGTGCCAAATCCGGTCCGGTGCGCTTGGAGCCCCACAAGAACGGGTGATCCCAGACGCTTTCACCGGCTACTGAATAGTGGCCGTAGCGTTCGGTTTCAGCGCGGAACGGCCGAATCATCTGCGAGTGACAACCCACACAGCCGTTGGCGATATAAATGTCGCGACCTTCAAGTTGCAGCGCGGTGTAAGGCTTCATACCTTCCACCGGTTTGTTGGTCACATCCTGGAAGAACAGCGGCACAATTTGCGTCAGGCCACCGATGCTCACAGCCAGCACCATCAACAGCATTAACAGGCCAACGTTTTTCTCGATTACTTCGTGTTTCATGGCGAACTCCTCAGGCCATTTGCGCAGCGGCGATGGCTTCGGCAGGCACTGAAGCCCGCACGGTGCGCCATGTGTTGTAGGCCATCAGCAGCATGCCGCTGAAGAAAATTGCGCCACCAATCAGCCGCACTACATAACCAGGGTGGCTAGCGACCAGGGTTTCGACGAAGGAGTAAGTGAGCGTGCCGTCTTCGTTGACTGCGCGCCACATAAGGCCTTGAGCAATACCGTTGACCCACATCGAAGCGATGTACAACACGGTGCCGATGGTTGCCAGCCAGAAATGCGCATTGATCAAACCCATGCTGTGCATTTGTGGACGACCGAAGATCTTCGGAATCATGTGGTACAGCGCGCCAATCGAGATCATCGCTACCCAGCCAAGAGCGCCGGCGTGTACGTGGCCGATGGTCCAGTCGGTGTAGTGGGAGAGGGCGTTGACGGTCTTGATGGCCATCATCGGCCCTTCAAAGGTCGACATGCCGTAGAACGCGAGTGAGACGACCAGGAAGCGCAAGATCGGATCGCTGCGCAACTTATGCCAGGCACCTGACAACGTCATCATGCCGTTGATCATGCCGCCCCAACTTGGCGCCAGCAGAATCAGCGACATCACCATGCCCAACGACTGTGCCCAATCCGGCAGCGCGGTGTAGTGCAAGTGGTGAGGACCGGCCCAGATGTACAAGGTGATCAATGCCCAGAAGTGCACGATGGACAAACGATACGAATACACCGGACGTTCGGCTTGCTTGGGAACGAAGTAATACATCATCCCCAGGAAACCTGCAGTCAGGAAAAACCCTACTGCGTTGTGCCCGTACCACCACTGCACCATGGCGTCTGTCGCCCCGGAGTAGATCGAGTAGGACTTGGTCAGGCTGATCGGTACTTCGAGGTTGTTGACGATGTGCAACAGAGCCACGGTGAGAATGAACGCACCGAAGAACCAGTTACCGACGTAAATGTGCTTGGTGGTACGTTTCTTCAACGTGCCAAAAAACACGACGGCGTAGGCCACCCAGACAATGGTGATCAGGATGTCGATCGGCCATTCCAGTTCAGCGTATTCTTTGGAGCTGGTATAACCCAGCGGCAAAGAGATGGCAGCCAGTACGATCACTAGTTGCCAACCCCAGAACGTAAACTGCGCCAGTTTCGGCGCAAACAGTTGCGTCTGGCAGGTGCGTTGTACTGAGTAGTAAGAAGCTGCGAACAGCGCACACCCACCAAAGGCAAAAATCACGGCGTTGGTGTGCAAGGGGCGCAAGCGCCCAAACGTGGTCCACGGTAAGTCGAAGTTAAGTTCGGGCCAAACCAATTGCGCGGCGATAAATACACCGAGCCCCATTCCGACGATCCCCCACACCACCGTCATAATGGCGAATTGGCGGACCACCCGATAGTTGTAGGCGGTACTGTTCGTTGTAGTCATTTAGGTGTGTTCCTATCTTGCTTTGTTCGCAACAGAGCTCCGGAACAGAGCTCCGGGTCATAGCGCCGAGTTATTCAGATGGATCAAAAGCGAGGCAAGCATGAGCAATGGGCAAAGGGCCGGTATTGACGAGGATCAATGCGCGCAACTGATGTACGACAATGGTTGGCTATGGACGCCGGCCTTAAAGCAGGTTGAACGCCCAGCGGCGACCCTGATTTTGGCTCATGGCGCGGGGGCGCCAATGGACAGCGATTTCATGAATGGCATAGCGCAGCGCCTTGCAGCGCGGGGCGTTAACGTCGTGCGCTTTGAGTTCGCTTACATGGCTCAACGGCGTATCGATGGCCGTAAGCGCCCGCCCAATCCGCAGGCACAGTTACTCGACTGTTGGCGGCAGGTCTACACGCAGGTGCGACCACAGGTCACTGGCCGTTTGGCCATTGGCGGCAAGTCCATGGGCGGCAGGATGGCCAGTTTGTTAGCTGACGAATTGAGCGTGGATGGATTGGTGTGCTTGGGCTATCCGTTTTATGCCACCGCTAAGCCGGAAAAACCCAGGGTGGCGCACTTGGCGGCATTGAAAACGCCAACGTTAATAGTTCAGGGAGAACGGGATACGCTGGGAAATCGGCACACGGTGGAGGGGTATACAGTGTCCGATGCCATCAGCCTTTATTGGCTGGCGACCGGTGATCATGATTTGAAGCCGTTGAAGTCGTCGGGGTTTAGTCACGAGGAGCATCTGAACAGCGCGGCGCAAGCCGTTGAGACGTTCTTAAGCCACCTCTGAATACCCGGCGCTGACTGCGCAACAGGTAGACCCTTAACCAAGAGCCCACCTGTTGTTACAGCGCGTTATGCTTATTTTTTGATCCCGAAGCAGTTCAACTGAAAGTTATTCGACACCAGATCTACGCTGCCACTGTCCAGGTTAAAGGCTCGGGAGTTTCCCAGTGAGCCGCTGGAGACTTGTTCATTCGTCCACCAACCCCAGCCATTGTTCCAACCTAATAGTTGGCCTACAGCCGGACTTTCCCCGGCATACACGGCGCGAAG
This window contains:
- a CDS encoding alpha/beta family hydrolase — translated: MSNGQRAGIDEDQCAQLMYDNGWLWTPALKQVERPAATLILAHGAGAPMDSDFMNGIAQRLAARGVNVVRFEFAYMAQRRIDGRKRPPNPQAQLLDCWRQVYTQVRPQVTGRLAIGGKSMGGRMASLLADELSVDGLVCLGYPFYATAKPEKPRVAHLAALKTPTLIVQGERDTLGNRHTVEGYTVSDAISLYWLATGDHDLKPLKSSGFSHEEHLNSAAQAVETFLSHL
- the ccoN gene encoding cytochrome-c oxidase, cbb3-type subunit I, with the protein product MTTTNSTAYNYRVVRQFAIMTVVWGIVGMGLGVFIAAQLVWPELNFDLPWTTFGRLRPLHTNAVIFAFGGCALFAASYYSVQRTCQTQLFAPKLAQFTFWGWQLVIVLAAISLPLGYTSSKEYAELEWPIDILITIVWVAYAVVFFGTLKKRTTKHIYVGNWFFGAFILTVALLHIVNNLEVPISLTKSYSIYSGATDAMVQWWYGHNAVGFFLTAGFLGMMYYFVPKQAERPVYSYRLSIVHFWALITLYIWAGPHHLHYTALPDWAQSLGMVMSLILLAPSWGGMINGMMTLSGAWHKLRSDPILRFLVVSLAFYGMSTFEGPMMAIKTVNALSHYTDWTIGHVHAGALGWVAMISIGALYHMIPKIFGRPQMHSMGLINAHFWLATIGTVLYIASMWVNGIAQGLMWRAVNEDGTLTYSFVETLVASHPGYVVRLIGGAIFFSGMLLMAYNTWRTVRASVPAEAIAAAQMA